From the Sandaracinaceae bacterium genome, the window AGGCGCGCGTCGCGTTCGCGGGGGCGCCGCCGTCGCAGGGCAAGAGCGTTCCATCGGGGAAGCGGTCCACGCAGGCTGCGTCGTTCACCCAGCCCCAGCGCGCGCGCGGCCCCCCGATGTCGTAGGTGCCGTCATCCACGAGCGCCGCCGTCATGTAGACGCGCACGTTCTCGTTGGGGTTGTTCAGCGCCGGGTAGTACGGGACGACGTAGAGGTAGACGCACGCCACCAGGGCGACGGACGCCCACGTCTCACGCCATGGCGTTGCGCCCTGCTGGGCAGCGGGCTCGGGCGCCGTGACGACGCTCGCAGGGGTTTCCGACACGGTGCGGACGGTAGCAGCTTCGCGGCCGTTGGCGGCACCCTCGGGGCGGGAATACGTGTGGTGAGCCATGGGGTTGCCCGAGCGATGAGCGCCCCTTACCATCCCCCCGCCGTGCCCACGACCGGAACCCTCGACGCGCTGCCAAGCCCCCTGCTCGTGCGCGGGCTGAGCGTCGTCCTGCCTGCCCACGACGAGGTCGAGACACTCGCCGAGGTGGTGAGGGACGCGCTACGGGTGGGGGCCACATGCGCGGGTGTGCTCGAGGTGATCATCGTGGACGACGGCAGCCGCGACGGTACGGCCGACGTGGCCCATGCCCTCGCCCGCGCGGAGGAGCGGGTGCGCGTGGTGACCCACCCGCAGAACCTGGGCTACGGCGCCGCGCTGCGCTCGGGCTTCCAGCACGCCCAGCACGAGTGGATCTTCTACACGGACTCGGACGGCCAGTTCGACCTCGCGGAGCTGCCGCGCCTGCTGGCGCTGCTGGGCCGCTACGACGTGGTCACGGGCTACCGCGCCGCGCGGCGTGATGGATATGTCCGGAGTGCGTTTGGTGCCACCTTCAGCGCCGCCGTGAACCACCTGCTGGGTGTGCACGTGCGCGACGTGAATTGCGCGTTCAAGGTGTATCCCAAGCACCTGTTCGACGGGCTCGCGCTGCAGGCCACCGGCGCGCTGATCGACGCCGAGATGCTGGCCGCGGCACGCGTGGCAGGGCTGCGCGTCGGCGAGCTGGCGGTCACCCACCGGCCGCGGCTGGCAGGCGAACAGAGCGGCGCTCGCGTGGACGTCATCGCGCGTGCCATCCTGGAGTTCGGCGCGCTCGCGCTGCGCCAGGCGGCCGCGCGTCGGACGCGAACCGACGCGCTCGCCACCCCACTCCGATGAACTTCAAGCTGCTCTTCCCCACCTACCGCGCGCGCGAGCAATACATCCGCGCCACGTTGAGCAGCCTGGCTTCGGCGCGAGCGCCGGGGCGCGCGGGAGAGCCTGCGTTCGCCCGCGCGCTGGACGTGGGCTGCGGCGAGGGAGAGCTGCACGCTTGCCTCGCCGCCCACGCGCGTGAGCTGGACGCGTGTGACGTGAACGCCGGCGACCTCGCGCGCGCGGCCGCCCTCAACGCGGACCTCGGCAACGTGCGCTACACGCAGGTCACGGGGCCCCAGCTGCCCTACCCGGACGCGGCCTTCGACCTGGTCACGTGCCTCGAGGTCATCGAGCACGTGGACGACCCCCTCGGGCTGGTGGCCGAGCTGGCCCGCGTCACGCGACCCGGCGGCGCGCTGATCCTGACGTGCCCGAACCACGACTTCCCGCGCACCTACGACCCCATCAACCACGCGCGGAGGCGCACCCGCCTGCCGCTCGCCATCGGGGCCTACGGGTACGGCCACTCCTGGCTGGTGCGCCGCGAGCAAGCAGCTCACTGGCTGGACCGAGCCGGCTTCCGAGTCACGGGCATCACCCCGCTGAGCGGAGCCCTCGCAGCGGCGAGCGAGCTCTATGTGCCCGGGCTGCTGCAGCGCCTGCTCAAGACCAACGCGAAGAACAGCGGCGGCTCGGACACCGGCTCGGGTCGCGGTCTGCACGTGCGCGACCGGCGGCCACCGCGTGGGCTGGTCACGCTGACCGACGCCCTGAACGCGCTCGACGCACGGTGGCTGTCGGCCGACGCCGCTTCGGTGGGCCTCGCGTTCCTGGCCGAGCGGCGCTGACGGGGCCACGCATGCAAGCGCGTCCCACCCTCCGCCAGCGCCTCTCGCGCGCCGCTCCATGGCTCGGGCTCGGGCTGCTCACGCTGCTGCAGCTGGTGCTCTTCGCCGCTCACTTGCCCGGCATCCATCGGCTGCCGGGGTGGTTCTACCCGCCCATCGTGCGGGGGCTCGGGGCCGGCTGGGCCATGGCCGCCGTCTGCCTACTTACCCCGTGGCTGGTGCACCTCACGCTGCGCGCCGCGCGGGCTGGCCACACCGCCGGCACCCTGACCGCGGCCCTGACCCTGGGGCTCGTGACGCAGGCGCTGTTCGTGCCCCTCGACGCCAACCGTGAGGACTCGCTGCTGGCCCGTCACGAAGGCGGTCACGGCGAGTTCCATGCGATCGCACAGAGCACGCGCGGTCACCTGCGCGACGTGCTTCAGCACTATGACGAGCGCGCGGAGGCCCGCGAGCTGGGGGTCTTCGCGCCCACCAAGCCCCCCGGCGCGCTGGCCGTCTACGCAGGCCTCGACGCCCTGGGTCGCGGGCCGCTGGCAGGCCGCTTCACGGGCTTGCGCACGCTGGCCCAGCTGAGCCCGCGTGTGTCCGGCTACCCAGACGGCTTCGTCGCGTCCGTGCTGCTGTTCCCGCTGTTCACGGCGCTGCTGCTGCCGCTGGTGGTGCTCTTGGGCGCCCGGCTCCACCAGCGAGATCACGCCGCGAGCGCGCCGGCGCCCGAGCGCCCGCCGCGCGATCTCGAGGCGGGTGCCGCCGCGGCCGTGCTGACCGCGACAAGCCCTGCGCTGCTGCTGATCACCTACCACCTCGATGGGGCGCTCTACCCGCTGTGCGCCGTGCTGGCGCTGTGGCTGGTCAGCGTGGCCATGAGCATGCACGGACCGCAGCGCGGGCTCTCCCTCTCGGCGCGCGTGCTGTCTCTGGCCACGCTGGCCGGCGTGGTCTTCGGTGCCGGGCTGTACGTCTCCTATTCGCTCTTGCCCGCCCTCGGCCTGGTGCTGGGCGTGGTCGCCGCGTTCGGCCTCGCCACCCGCCACGCGGCGCGGCCCCTGCGGCGCAGTGTGCTCACGCTGCTCGGCTTCACGCTCGGAGCCGTGGGGGTCACGGCGGCGTTCGTCCTCCTCTTGGACTACCAGCCCGCTCACCGCTTCGCGGCGGCCATGCGCTACCACGACCGCTGGAAGGCCGCGGTGCCCGTAGGCCCGTGGCGCGTCTGGGCGCTGCTCGAGTGGGCGCTCTACGCGGGCTTCCCGTTGGTGGGCCTGCTGCTGGCACGTGCGCTTCGCTCGCTGCGCCACCTGCGCGAGGCGCGGCAGGTCACCAGCACGCTCCTGCCGCTGGGAGTGGTTGCCTCGCTGCTGGCCGTGAGCGCGCTCAGCGGCACCAACGAGGTGGCCCGGATGTGGCTCTTCCTGCTGCCCGTCGCGGCCATCGCCGCCGTGCCCGCTTCGGCCCGCGGACGCTCGGTGGAGGCGCTGGCTGCGGCGCAGCTGCTGTTGGCGCTGGTCATGAAGGCCAACCAGCCCTGGTGAGGGCCCGAAGCCGCTTCAGCCCACCACGCGGTTTCGGCCCGTGCGCTTCGCGTCGTACAGCTTCATGTCGGCGCTGCGAACCAGGTCGTCGCCGGACTGCATGGTGGACGACCACTCGGCGACCCCCAGGCTGACGGTCACCGGCAGGCGCGTCCCCTCGAACTCGAAGCGCGTGGTCTCCACGAGCGTGCGCAGCTTCTCCGCGAAGATGAGCCCGTGCGCGCCGTCCAGCTCGGGCGCCAAGATGGCGAACTCCTCGCCGCCCGTGCGGCACACGATGTCGTCGCGGCGCACGTGGTCGCGCACCAGCACGCCCAGCTGGCGGAGCACGGCGTCCCCAGCGAGGTGTCCGTGCGTGTCGTTGACCCCCTTGAAGTGGTCGATGTCGAACGTGACCAGGGCGAAGGTCCGCCCGTAGCGCGTGCACCGCGACACCTCACGCTCGAGCGCCTCGTCGAAGAAGCGCTTGTTGTGCACCTGCGTGAGCCCGTCCACCGTCATCAGGCGGTAGATCTCTTCGTGATACTGGGCCTCCACGTTGCCACCCACGATGAACTTCAGGATGGTGCGCCCGACCTTCAGCTGGTCACCGTCACGCAAGACGATCGTGTCCACCAGCGTGTCGTTGACGTAGCTCCCATTCGTGGACCCCATGTCCTGCAGGACGTACGCGTCCTTGTGGTAGAGCAGCCGGCAGTGGTTGCGGGACACGCTCTCCTGGTCGACCTGCACGTCCGCCTTGCTGGAGCGCCCAATTACCGTGGGACGGCGCGTCAGCGGGATGCGGCGCCCGAGGTCGTCTCCATAGATGACCACCAGGCACGCGTCTTGGTGCTTGGGGGCCTGGGGAGGTAGGTCGGCCGCCGTGATGACGGTCCGGTGGGGGTTCGTGGTCCGCTCGTCGTCGGACATGTGGCGAACATACAGAACTTCTAGGCCGTTGACACTCCCCAATGAACGGGAGCCTCATGAGGGGTCGGCGGAAAACCATCGACATGTCCCTGTTTTGGGATAGTGTCCCGGCAACTCATGGAAAGGAGGGCTCCATGCCCTTGTCGAAGCGACTCATTGCGGAAGTGTTGGGAACGTTCTGGTTGGTCTTCGGAGGCTGCGGTAGCGCGGTCTTGGCGGCCGGCTTCCCCGAGCACGGCATCCACTTCGTGGGGGTCTCGCTGGCCTTCGGTCTGACCGTCATGACCATGGCATACGCCATTGGGCACATCTCGGGCTGCCACCTGAACCCGGCCGTCACCCTGGGCTTGGTCGCGGGCGGCCGTCACCCTGCTGGCGAAGCGGGGCAGTACATCGTGGCCCAGGTGGTGGGCGCATGCGCCGGTGCGGGCGTGCTCTACGTCATCGCCTCGGGCGCCCCGGGCTTCTCGCTCGCAGGCGGCTTCGCGTCCAACGGGTTCGCGGAACACTCCCCAGGGCAGTACAGCATGGTCGCCGCGTTGGTCGCCGAGATCGTGCTCACCTTCATGTTCCTGATGATCATCATGGGGGCCACGGACAAGCGCGCCCCCGCGGGCTTCGCGCCCATCGCCATCGGCCTCGGGCTCACGCTCATCCACCTGATCGGCATCCCGGTCACCAACCTCTCGGTGAACCCGGCGCGCAGCACGGGCCCCGCGGTGTTCGTGCAGGGCTGGGCGCTGGCGCAGCTGTGGCTCTTCTGGGTGGCGCCCATCGTGGGCGGGGTGCTCGCGGGCCTCACCTACAAGAACCTCTTCGAAGAGAAGGCGTGAGCTAGACGCGCCTCGTGAGGCGTGCCAGCCGACGCGCTGCTTGGTCCTCGTCCTCGGCGGGGACCGTCAAGCGTGCATGCGGCAGGGCGCGCTCCGGGTCCTTGCGCTTTCGCTCGTAGAGCTTCGCGAGGGCCAAGTGGACGTGGGCGTGGGTGAGCGGGGTGGCTTGCCCTGCACCGTCTGGGGATCCCTCGAGGGACAGGACGGCCGACAGCAGGGCCTGCTCTTCGCGGTCCACGTCGCCTTCGCGGCGCGCGACCCGCGCGTGCAGCAGCCACGCCTCGGCAGCGTTCGCCCCCTGCCCGTGGGTCAGCACCGCCGCGCTCGCCAGCGCCCGGGCCAGCCCGCCATCCCCAGCGCGCTCGGCCACGCGTGCGCAGGCTAGCTTGTCGCGCGGGTCCTCTTCGGCTCCCAGCCCCGCGAACTGGCCCACCAGCTCCGCCAGCAACGCCGCCAGGGCGATCAAGTCCAGCCGGTTGTGCTCGATGATGCGCGCGATGGGCGCCGCGTCGCCGCCGCGCAGGTAGGCCATGTACAGCCCTGGGATCTCGCTGCCGGCCACGTCGTCCACCCGCTGGAACCCCAGCACCTCGCGCTCGATGTCCACCAGCCGCACCCGCTCCATGCGGCCCTTGAACACGCGCCGCGCACAGTGCAGCAGGTCGAGGTGCGGCGGCACCGGCGGCGCCTTCACGCGGTTCATCACGAAGCGCGTCCGCAGCAGCGGCCAGTCGAAGCTCTTGCCGTTGAAGCTGACCACGCAGCTCGCCTCGCGCAGCTGCTCGGCCAGCGCGTGCAGCATGGGGGCCTCTTCCCCCAGGCGCCGGAGCATGAGCTTGCGTACCACCAGCTGCTCGCCCTCGAAGGCGGCGGTGCCGATCAGGAAGGGCACCGTGCCGGTCCCGCCCATGAGCCCGGTGGTCTCGGTGTCGATGTAGAGCGCACGCGAGAAGTCGAGGCCGCGCATCTGCGGGTCTAGAGCGAGGGTGGCCACCACGTCGGCGTCCACCGTGCGGGCGGCCTTGATGGCGCGCGCGCCGTGCTGCTGCTCGAGGGCACAGCGGTGCTCCACCACATGCAGTTCCCCGTGCTCTGTGAGGTGCGTGGCACCCGGCAGTTCGTGCACGCGCGGGCCCCGAGCCACGTGCTCCCAGCCGGGTGCGCTGCGGCGTGCCCTGCCGCGCGTGCGCATGCGGTCGAGATCGCCACGCACACCCTGGCCCAACGCCTCCGGTGCGGGGGGTGCCTCGGGCAGCGCCGGCTCGGGCACGGGAGCGGGTACTCCACCGGCGGTGGGCACCGTCAGCCGGCCGAGACGAGTGCGGAGGGAGGACACGCTGCCTTGGGTAGTCGCGGCGCACCGCGATGTAAAGGGTGTTCTAGTGGAGCGAGAGCACGCCCACCGAGCGCAGCACGTCCAGCACGATCTCTTTGCGGGTGGGCATGACCCCCGCGATGGGCTCGCCCTGCTCGTCGCTCTCGCCAGCGTCGGGGCCGATGCACGCAGGGCAGCCAGCCTGGCACTCGCACGCCTCCACCAGGCGCCGGGTGCGCTGCAGCAGCACCTCGCGCTCGTCGAACAGGCGCGGGGCCAGGCCGATGCCGCCGGCCACGTAGTCGTAGAGGAAGATGGTGGGGTCGAAGCCCGGCCCGCCCCCCACGCCCTTGCTGGGCGGTCCGTCGGCGTCGGTCTTGTCCCCCAGCGTCCGGCCGAGATCGCGTGGGTCCACCATCAAGCCGATGCTGGCCACCGTGTGCATGGCCTTGGACAGACCGCGCAGCGCATCGATGACCGCGGCACGGGGCTCTGGGCGCGCCTGCACCCAGTCCTCCGGAAACGTGAGCCAGAAGCCCGTGGTGTGCATCTGCATCTCGGGCAGGCGCACGTCGCCGTAGCCCACGTTCTCGTGCGTGTGGAACTTGATCTTCTTGTAGCCCACCACGCGCTCGATGACGCTCACGTCGCCCAGCCCCGCAGCCAGCGACACGTCCGGCGTGAGGCGCACGCTGGCCTGGTCGTCTTGCTCCAGCACGCTCACGCGCGTGTGCGTCTGCGCGGTGGTGTAGTAGTCCGGGGCCACGCCGCGCACGAACGCCTTGTGGTTGTCGAAGTCGAGGCGCTCCACCTGGAACTGCCCGCCGTCGTGCTGGTAGATGGCCTGCACGTGCAGCATGGTGTGCGTGCTGCGCCAGTCCATCTCGGCGATGGTCTTGTCCGTGTCGAGGTCGATGATGACGAAGTTGTCCCAGCCCACGCTGCGCAGGGACACGTTGTTGGCGGGGTAGCTGCCAGCCGCCCAGTGGTAGACCAGCTCGCCGCGACCATCGCGCGCGGGGTGCACCACCTCGTGCTCGGCCAGGAACCCGAGCGCGTCAGCCAGGGCGTCGCGAGGCACGTCGCCGAACGGGTCCGACTCCGAGAAGGGCAGCTCGAACGCGGCGCACTTCAGGTGCTGGATGAGGATCTCCACGTTGTTCGGGTCGATGCGCGCCTCTTCCACGGGCGCACCCACGATCTGCTCGGGGTCGCGCGCCACGAACTGGTCGTGCGGCTGGCTGGAGGTGACCAGCACGGCGATGCTGGGCTCTTGCCGCCGGCCCGCGCGGCCGAAGCGCTGCCAGAGCCCCGCGATGGTGCCCGGATAGCCCGCACACACCACGGCATCGAGCGCGCCGATGTCGATGCCCAGCTCGAGCGCGTTGGTCGACACCACGCAGCGGATGTTGCCCTCGCGCAGGCCCAGCTCGATGCGTCGACGCGTGTCGGGCAGGTAGCCCCCGCGGTAGGCCTGGATGCTCTCCGGCGGCACGTTGGGCATCTTGTCGCGCAGGTACTTGAGCATGACCTCCACGCCGTTGCGCGACTGCCCGAAGACCAGCGTGGCCACGTCGGCCGAGA encodes:
- a CDS encoding GGDEF domain-containing protein; amino-acid sequence: MSDDERTTNPHRTVITAADLPPQAPKHQDACLVVIYGDDLGRRIPLTRRPTVIGRSSKADVQVDQESVSRNHCRLLYHKDAYVLQDMGSTNGSYVNDTLVDTIVLRDGDQLKVGRTILKFIVGGNVEAQYHEEIYRLMTVDGLTQVHNKRFFDEALEREVSRCTRYGRTFALVTFDIDHFKGVNDTHGHLAGDAVLRQLGVLVRDHVRRDDIVCRTGGEEFAILAPELDGAHGLIFAEKLRTLVETTRFEFEGTRLPVTVSLGVAEWSSTMQSGDDLVRSADMKLYDAKRTGRNRVVG
- a CDS encoding DEAD/DEAH box helicase; protein product: MSSEAFDGRRRAPWQREVGIASVLERWEDGRRGKNMVLAHELPPREARTGPVPDSLAGPVREALQKRGITSLYTHQLEALAHAAAGHDFVVATPTASGKSLCYHLPVMDGLARDSTARALYLFPTKALARDQEDGLRGLLRDAGIGQGAITYDGDTPGDARRAARERAGVLITNPDMLHASILPHHANWARFFANLRFVVVDELHMYRGVFGSHLANVVRRLQRIARFHGSEPLFIAASATIGNPAEHASRIVGRPVRVLGESGAPSGPRHVRVYNPPVINAELGIRESYIKAAVRLTVDLVSADVATLVFGQSRNGVEVMLKYLRDKMPNVPPESIQAYRGGYLPDTRRRIELGLREGNIRCVVSTNALELGIDIGALDAVVCAGYPGTIAGLWQRFGRAGRRQEPSIAVLVTSSQPHDQFVARDPEQIVGAPVEEARIDPNNVEILIQHLKCAAFELPFSESDPFGDVPRDALADALGFLAEHEVVHPARDGRGELVYHWAAGSYPANNVSLRSVGWDNFVIIDLDTDKTIAEMDWRSTHTMLHVQAIYQHDGGQFQVERLDFDNHKAFVRGVAPDYYTTAQTHTRVSVLEQDDQASVRLTPDVSLAAGLGDVSVIERVVGYKKIKFHTHENVGYGDVRLPEMQMHTTGFWLTFPEDWVQARPEPRAAVIDALRGLSKAMHTVASIGLMVDPRDLGRTLGDKTDADGPPSKGVGGGPGFDPTIFLYDYVAGGIGLAPRLFDEREVLLQRTRRLVEACECQAGCPACIGPDAGESDEQGEPIAGVMPTRKEIVLDVLRSVGVLSLH
- a CDS encoding glycosyltransferase family 2 protein, encoding MPTTGTLDALPSPLLVRGLSVVLPAHDEVETLAEVVRDALRVGATCAGVLEVIIVDDGSRDGTADVAHALARAEERVRVVTHPQNLGYGAALRSGFQHAQHEWIFYTDSDGQFDLAELPRLLALLGRYDVVTGYRAARRDGYVRSAFGATFSAAVNHLLGVHVRDVNCAFKVYPKHLFDGLALQATGALIDAEMLAAARVAGLRVGELAVTHRPRLAGEQSGARVDVIARAILEFGALALRQAAARRTRTDALATPLR
- a CDS encoding methyltransferase domain-containing protein, which encodes MNFKLLFPTYRAREQYIRATLSSLASARAPGRAGEPAFARALDVGCGEGELHACLAAHARELDACDVNAGDLARAAALNADLGNVRYTQVTGPQLPYPDAAFDLVTCLEVIEHVDDPLGLVAELARVTRPGGALILTCPNHDFPRTYDPINHARRRTRLPLAIGAYGYGHSWLVRREQAAHWLDRAGFRVTGITPLSGALAAASELYVPGLLQRLLKTNAKNSGGSDTGSGRGLHVRDRRPPRGLVTLTDALNALDARWLSADAASVGLAFLAERR
- a CDS encoding ribonuclease H-like domain-containing protein; translated protein: MSSLRTRLGRLTVPTAGGVPAPVPEPALPEAPPAPEALGQGVRGDLDRMRTRGRARRSAPGWEHVARGPRVHELPGATHLTEHGELHVVEHRCALEQQHGARAIKAARTVDADVVATLALDPQMRGLDFSRALYIDTETTGLMGGTGTVPFLIGTAAFEGEQLVVRKLMLRRLGEEAPMLHALAEQLREASCVVSFNGKSFDWPLLRTRFVMNRVKAPPVPPHLDLLHCARRVFKGRMERVRLVDIEREVLGFQRVDDVAGSEIPGLYMAYLRGGDAAPIARIIEHNRLDLIALAALLAELVGQFAGLGAEEDPRDKLACARVAERAGDGGLARALASAAVLTHGQGANAAEAWLLHARVARREGDVDREEQALLSAVLSLEGSPDGAGQATPLTHAHVHLALAKLYERKRKDPERALPHARLTVPAEDEDQAARRLARLTRRV
- the aqpZ gene encoding aquaporin Z, with translation MPLSKRLIAEVLGTFWLVFGGCGSAVLAAGFPEHGIHFVGVSLAFGLTVMTMAYAIGHISGCHLNPAVTLGLVAGGRHPAGEAGQYIVAQVVGACAGAGVLYVIASGAPGFSLAGGFASNGFAEHSPGQYSMVAALVAEIVLTFMFLMIIMGATDKRAPAGFAPIAIGLGLTLIHLIGIPVTNLSVNPARSTGPAVFVQGWALAQLWLFWVAPIVGGVLAGLTYKNLFEEKA